The following proteins come from a genomic window of Rhodohalobacter sp. 614A:
- a CDS encoding tetratricopeptide repeat protein: protein MMRYLSLLVLALFLTGASVNDARKANEAFENGNYEQAAELYQRAIEEDPDNARLHFNLASTLHKLGRTEEAMQAYDRFENLTESSEEQSYASYNQGNILTEEDKYKEAAEYYREALKKNPNDPDARHNYELALQRQQQQEQQQQNQDSNQDQDQENQDQQEQQQGNDDQNQDQNQDQQPPNNGQQQDQQEQEEQRQPQPQPTEMTPEEAQNILDALEQLERELLENMKKESSETQSTNDKDW from the coding sequence ATGATGAGATATCTAAGTTTATTGGTACTGGCACTTTTTCTGACGGGCGCTTCCGTTAATGATGCGCGAAAGGCGAATGAAGCATTCGAGAACGGCAATTACGAGCAGGCCGCAGAACTGTATCAACGGGCCATAGAAGAAGACCCGGACAATGCCAGGCTGCATTTTAACCTGGCCTCGACATTGCACAAACTAGGCCGAACCGAAGAAGCCATGCAGGCTTATGATCGGTTTGAGAATCTTACGGAATCGTCCGAAGAACAATCGTACGCCAGCTATAACCAGGGAAATATTCTAACCGAAGAGGATAAGTACAAAGAGGCTGCCGAATATTACAGGGAAGCACTCAAGAAAAATCCCAATGATCCGGATGCACGCCATAATTATGAATTGGCCCTGCAGCGTCAGCAACAGCAAGAACAACAGCAGCAAAACCAGGATTCGAATCAGGACCAGGATCAGGAAAACCAGGATCAACAGGAACAACAGCAGGGAAATGACGATCAGAATCAAGACCAGAACCAGGATCAACAACCTCCAAATAATGGACAGCAGCAAGATCAGCAGGAGCAGGAAGAACAGCGTCAGCCTCAGCCACAACCAACGGAAATGACCCCCGAAGAAGCGCAAAATATCCTGGACGCTTTAGAACAGCTGGAACGTGAACTGCTCGAAAACATGAAAAAGGAATCGAGTGAAACGCAATCTACAAATGACAAAGATTGGTAA
- a CDS encoding YebC/PmpR family DNA-binding transcriptional regulator produces MAGHSKWANIKHRKAREDAKRAKAFTKHIREITVAAREGGGDPDMNPRLSLAIENAKTVNLPKDNIERAIKKGTGELDDGTGNYEEVTYEGYGPGGIAYFVEATSNNLNRTVGEIRHLFTKHGGNLGTDGSVGYMFDQKGCIKVKSEGLDEEEFMLIAIDAGADEMELEDEFFELITSRETLFDVRQKLEDEGFEIESAELIRIPATEVKADPDTARKNLKLMEKFEENDDVSNIFTNLKLDEETLALAEEE; encoded by the coding sequence ATGGCTGGACATTCTAAATGGGCGAATATTAAACACCGGAAGGCTCGCGAAGATGCCAAACGCGCCAAGGCATTCACTAAACACATTCGCGAAATAACGGTTGCTGCACGCGAAGGCGGCGGCGACCCGGATATGAATCCGCGTCTTTCCCTGGCAATTGAAAATGCCAAGACAGTGAATCTTCCGAAAGACAATATCGAACGTGCCATTAAGAAAGGTACGGGCGAACTGGACGACGGTACCGGAAATTACGAGGAAGTTACGTACGAAGGTTATGGTCCGGGCGGAATTGCCTACTTTGTGGAAGCCACCAGCAATAACCTGAATCGAACCGTAGGCGAGATTCGCCATCTTTTTACAAAGCACGGCGGTAACCTGGGGACAGATGGCTCCGTTGGTTATATGTTTGATCAGAAAGGCTGCATAAAAGTAAAAAGTGAAGGTTTGGATGAAGAAGAGTTTATGCTGATAGCAATTGACGCCGGCGCCGATGAAATGGAACTTGAAGATGAATTTTTTGAGCTCATCACATCCAGAGAAACTCTTTTTGATGTTCGGCAAAAGCTGGAAGATGAAGGGTTTGAAATTGAATCGGCCGAACTGATTCGAATTCCTGCAACCGAAGTAAAAGCTGATCCGGATACTGCCCGGAAAAATTTGAAGTTGATGGAGAAATTTGAAGAGAATGACGACGTTTCCAATATTTTCACCAATTTGAAATTGGACGAAGAAACATTGGCACTTGCTGAAGAAGAATGA